Proteins from one Telopea speciosissima isolate NSW1024214 ecotype Mountain lineage chromosome 1, Tspe_v1, whole genome shotgun sequence genomic window:
- the LOC122645241 gene encoding probable purine permease 11 isoform X1 gives MSVQEIQEPHLPKDGGTIGKSPVTHWHWWLIVAVNIFILVVGQNAGVLLGRFYYDQGGNSTWMATLVQTAAFPILFIPLFILSYKESSTTTKTSMSTQPAVTTLTLIYVSLGVLLAGDNMMYSNGLLYLSASTYSLICASQLAFNAVFAFFINSQKFTALILNSVIILTLSSALIGANSDSSEPAGVSRGKYILGFFCTLGASAVYSLLLSLMQLTFQKVLKRETFSVVLEMQIYTSFVATCACIVGLFASGEWRSLKGEMDGFGKGRLSYVMTLVWTAVAWQVTSVGVVGLIFVVSSLFSNVISTVALALGPVAAVIFFHDKMDGVKVVAMLMAFWGFASYLYQQYLDDSKLKAAQNSVNEVPNESTLERQIV, from the exons ATGTCcg tacaagagattcaagaaccgcATTTGCCCAAAGATGGAGGTACTATTGGTAAATCACCTGTCACACACTGGCATTGGTGGCTTATTGTGGCAGTAAACATTTTCATTCTTGTTGTTGGTCAAAATGCTGGTGTTCTTCTTGGTAGGTTCTACTATGATCAAGGTGGAAATAGTACATGGATGGCAACGCTTGTCCAAACTGCAGCCTTTCCTATACTCTTTATCCCACTCTTCATCCTCTCCTATAAGGAATCTTCAACAACAACCAAAACTAGCATGTCCACTCAGCCTGCTGTTACCACTCTCACATTAATCTATGTCTCACTTGGTGTGCTCCTAGCTGGTGACAACATGATGTACTCCAATGGTCTTTTGTACCTGTCTGCCTCAACTTATTCCCTCATATGTGCATCCCAGTTGGCATTTAATGCAGTCTTTGCATTCTTCATCAATTCTCAAAAGTTCACTGCTTTAATACTCAATTCTGTTATCATCCTTACCTTATCTTCTGCCCTCATTGGGGCTAACTCTGATTCTTCAGAACCTGCTGGAGTATCTAGGGGGAAGTACATTTTGGGCTTCTTTTGTACCCTCGGTGCATCAGCCGTTTACTCCCTACTGCTTTCACTCATGCAGCTTACCTTCCAAAAGGTTCTGAAAAGAGAGACATTTTCTGTGGTATTGGAAATGCAGATCTACACATCATTTGTTGCCACATGTGCTTGCATAGTAGGCCTCTTTGCCAGTGGTGAATGGAGGAGTTTGAAAGGAGAGATGGATGGGTTTGGAAAGGGGAGATTATCTTATGTGATGACATTAGTTTGGACAGCTGTGGCTTGGCAGGTGACTTCTGTCGGTGTTGTGGGGTTGATTTTTGTGGTATCTTCACTTTTCTCCAATGTAATTAGTACCGTGGCTTTGGCTCTCGGTCCTGTTGCTGCTGTTATATTTTTCCATGACAAGATGGATGGGGTGAAGGTGGTAGCGATGTTAATGGCGTTTTGGGGCTTTGCTTCTTATTTGTATCAGCAATACCTTGACGATTCTAAGCTGAAGGCAGCACAAAATAGCGTTAATGAAGTTCCAAATGAGTCTACTTTAGAGAGGCAGATTGTTTGA
- the LOC122645241 gene encoding probable purine permease 11 isoform X2, which yields MVQEIQEPHLPKDGGTIGKSPVTHWHWWLIVAVNIFILVVGQNAGVLLGRFYYDQGGNSTWMATLVQTAAFPILFIPLFILSYKESSTTTKTSMSTQPAVTTLTLIYVSLGVLLAGDNMMYSNGLLYLSASTYSLICASQLAFNAVFAFFINSQKFTALILNSVIILTLSSALIGANSDSSEPAGVSRGKYILGFFCTLGASAVYSLLLSLMQLTFQKVLKRETFSVVLEMQIYTSFVATCACIVGLFASGEWRSLKGEMDGFGKGRLSYVMTLVWTAVAWQVTSVGVVGLIFVVSSLFSNVISTVALALGPVAAVIFFHDKMDGVKVVAMLMAFWGFASYLYQQYLDDSKLKAAQNSVNEVPNESTLERQIV from the exons ATGG tacaagagattcaagaaccgcATTTGCCCAAAGATGGAGGTACTATTGGTAAATCACCTGTCACACACTGGCATTGGTGGCTTATTGTGGCAGTAAACATTTTCATTCTTGTTGTTGGTCAAAATGCTGGTGTTCTTCTTGGTAGGTTCTACTATGATCAAGGTGGAAATAGTACATGGATGGCAACGCTTGTCCAAACTGCAGCCTTTCCTATACTCTTTATCCCACTCTTCATCCTCTCCTATAAGGAATCTTCAACAACAACCAAAACTAGCATGTCCACTCAGCCTGCTGTTACCACTCTCACATTAATCTATGTCTCACTTGGTGTGCTCCTAGCTGGTGACAACATGATGTACTCCAATGGTCTTTTGTACCTGTCTGCCTCAACTTATTCCCTCATATGTGCATCCCAGTTGGCATTTAATGCAGTCTTTGCATTCTTCATCAATTCTCAAAAGTTCACTGCTTTAATACTCAATTCTGTTATCATCCTTACCTTATCTTCTGCCCTCATTGGGGCTAACTCTGATTCTTCAGAACCTGCTGGAGTATCTAGGGGGAAGTACATTTTGGGCTTCTTTTGTACCCTCGGTGCATCAGCCGTTTACTCCCTACTGCTTTCACTCATGCAGCTTACCTTCCAAAAGGTTCTGAAAAGAGAGACATTTTCTGTGGTATTGGAAATGCAGATCTACACATCATTTGTTGCCACATGTGCTTGCATAGTAGGCCTCTTTGCCAGTGGTGAATGGAGGAGTTTGAAAGGAGAGATGGATGGGTTTGGAAAGGGGAGATTATCTTATGTGATGACATTAGTTTGGACAGCTGTGGCTTGGCAGGTGACTTCTGTCGGTGTTGTGGGGTTGATTTTTGTGGTATCTTCACTTTTCTCCAATGTAATTAGTACCGTGGCTTTGGCTCTCGGTCCTGTTGCTGCTGTTATATTTTTCCATGACAAGATGGATGGGGTGAAGGTGGTAGCGATGTTAATGGCGTTTTGGGGCTTTGCTTCTTATTTGTATCAGCAATACCTTGACGATTCTAAGCTGAAGGCAGCACAAAATAGCGTTAATGAAGTTCCAAATGAGTCTACTTTAGAGAGGCAGATTGTTTGA